One region of Pan paniscus chromosome 5, NHGRI_mPanPan1-v2.0_pri, whole genome shotgun sequence genomic DNA includes:
- the FOXQ1 gene encoding forkhead box protein Q1 codes for MKLEVFVPRAAHGDKQGSDLEGAGGSDAPSPLSAAGDDSLGSDGDCAANSPAAGGGARDPPGDGEQSAGGGPGAEEAIPAAAAAAVVAEGAEAGAAGPGAGGAGSGEGARSKPYTRRPKPPYSYIALIAMAIRDSAGGRLTLAEINEYLMGKFPFFRGSYTGWRNSVRHNLSLNDCFVKVLRDPSRPWGKDNYWMLNPNSEYTFADGVFRRRRKRLSHRAPVPAPGLRPEEAPGLPAAPPPAPAAPASPRMRSPARQEERASPAGKFSSSFAIDSILSKPFRSRRLRDTAPGTTLQWGAAPCPPLPAFPALLPAAPGRALLPLCAYGAGEPALLGARGAEVPPTAPPLLLAPLSAAAPAKPLRGPAAGGAHLYCPLRLPAALQAASVRRPGPHLPYPVETLLA; via the coding sequence ATGAAGTTGGAGGTGTTCGTCCCTCGCGCGGCCCACGGGGACAAGCAGGGCAGTGACCTGGAGGGCGCGGGCGGCAGCGACGCGCCGTCCCCGCTGTCGGCGGCGGGAGACGACTCCCTGGGCTCAGATGGGGACTGCGCGGCCAACAGCCCGGCCGCGGGCGGCGGCGCCAGAGATCCGCCGGGCGACGGCGAACAGAGTGCGGGAGGCGGGCCGGGCGCGGAGGAGGCGATCCcggcagcagctgctgcagcgGTGGTGGCGGAGGGCGCGGAGGCCGGGGCGGCGGGGCCAGGCGCGGGCGGCGCGGGGAGCGGCGAGGGTGCACGCAGCAAGCCATATACGCGGCGGCCCAAGCCCCCCTACTCGTACATCGCGCTCATCGCCATGGCCATCCGCGACTCGGCGGGCGGGCGCTTGACGCTGGCGGAGATCAACGAGTACCTCATGGGCAAGTTCCCCTTTTTCCGCGGCAGCTACACGGGCTGGCGCAACTCCGTGCGCCACAACCTTTCGCTCAACGACTGCTTCGTCAAGGTGCTGCGCGACCCCTCCCGGCCCTGGGGCAAGGACAACTACTGGATGCTCAACCCCAACAGCGAGTACACCTTCGCCGACGGGGTCTTCCGCCGCCGCCGCAAGCGCCTCAGCCACCGCGCGCCGGTCCCCGCGCCCGGGCTGCGGCCCGAGGAGGCCCCGGGCCtccccgccgccccgccgcccgCGCCTGCCGCCCCGGCCTCGCCCCGCATGCGCTCGCCCGCCCGCCAGGAGGAGCGCGCCAGCCCCGCGGGCAAGTTCTCCAGCTCCTTCGCCATCGACAGCATCCTCAGCAAGCCCTTCCGCAGCCGCCGCCTCAGGGACACGGCCCCCGGGACGACGCTTCAGTGGGGCGCTGCGCCCTGCCCGCCGCTGCCCGCGTTCCCCGCGCTCCTCCCCGCGGCGCCCGGCAGGGCCCTGCTGCCGCTCTGCGCGTACGGCGCGGGCGAGCCGGCGCTGCTGGGCGCGCGCGGGGCCGAGGTGCCACCGACCGCGCCGCCCCTCCTGCTTGCACCTCTCTCGGCAGCGGCCCCCGCCAAGCCACTCCGAGGCCCGGCGGCCGGCGGCGCGCACCTGTACTGCCCCCTGCGGCTGCCCGCAGCCCTGCAGGCGGCCTCAGTC